CGGCGGTGTGCCGCTCCTCCTCGGCCCGGCGGGCGGCGAGCGCGATCTCGAAGTCCTTGAAGGCGTGCGCGGCCTGCTCCCGCGCCTCCTCGACGATGTGCTCGGCGGCGGCCCGGCGGGCCTCGATCTCCTCGTTGGCGGCGGCGAGGATGTCGTCGGCCTGCTCCTCGGCCATGGTGAGGATCTGCTCGACCCGGGGCCCGAGGTGCCGGAACGAGGCGCGGTCGACCACGCCCACCTGCTTGCGCACCTGGGCGAGGTCGCGTTGGAGCACCTCCACCTGACCCGCCAGCTTGTGGATCTGGGTGTACGCCTGCTCCCGCTCGGTGGTCAGCGCCGCGATCTCGTGTTCCGCGCGGGCGACGTAGCGGTCGACCTGTCGTTTCTCATATCCCCGCAGCGCGGACTCGAAGCTGGGTTCCGTAGTCACGTCCCCGCCGAGCGCGAACAGTTCCTCGCCGTGCGACATGCCTCCATCCTCACACGCATCCGGCTCTGCGGGGGCGATACGGACGCCCCTTCTGGGACCTACTTCACCCTCGTGGCGAAACGGGCCGGAGAAAGCATGACGGCGCGGGGTGGCACCGGTAACCCGGTGTCACCCCGCGCCGTGGCTCATGCCCCGTCAGCGGTTGGTGGCTCAGCCGGCCGACTCGGCCGTCACCTTCTGGCCGGAGGCGTCGGCCTTCGGCGTCTCGCCCTTGTTGCCGCCCGCCGGCACGCCCGGCACGATGCCGGCCAGACCGGAGAGCATCTGCCCGAGCTGCGAGGTGACCGCGTCCTTCTGGCGGGTCAGGTCCTCGACCTCGCGGCGGGCCGCCTGCGTGGTCAGCTCCGCCTCGGTGCGGGCCTCGTTGAGCACCCGCTGCGACTCGGCCCGCGCCTCGTTCAGCGTCTTGTCGGCAAGCGCCTTGGCCTTGTCGACCGTGTCGTTGGCGGTGCGCTCGGACTCGACCCGACGGGCCTCGGCCCGCTGCTCGATCTCCTTCGCCCGCTCCTGGGCGGCCCGGGCCCGCTGCTCGGCCTCGTTGACCATCTTCTGGGTCTGGGAGACCTGCGCGGCGTGTCGCGCCGACTCCTCGCGCTCGGCCTTCTCGCGCCGCTCGGCGAGCTGGAGCTCCAGGGCCTGGAGGTCCTTGTCGCGCTTGTCGCGCGCGTCGGTGAGCAGCTTGGTCGCCTCGGCCCGCTTCTCCTCGGCCTCCCGGGCGGCCTTGGCACGCTGCTGGGTGATCTCCCGCTCGGCGGTGGCGCGCAGGGTGGCGACCTCCCGCTCGACCGTCGACTTCAGCTCGGCCACCTCGTGCGCGGTGACCGTACGCAGCTGCTTGGTCTCCCGGTCCGCGTCGGCGCGCAGGGTGTCCGCCTCCCGGCGGGCCTGGACGCGGACCTCGGCGGCCTCACGCTCGGCGGCGGTGCGGACGCTGCCGGCCTCGCGCTCGGCGGTGGCCTTCATGGCGGCGGCCTCGGCGCGCGCCTTGTCCGTGATCTCCCGGGCCTCGAGGCGGGCGGCGGAGAGAATGCCCTCCGACTCGCGCTTGGCCTCGTTGCGGTGGTCGTTCGCCTGTTCCTCGGCCAGCCGGAGGATCTGCTCGACGCGGGTGCCCAGACCGGAGAGGGTCGGCCGGCTGTTCTCCTCGAGCTGCTTGTTGGTCTCGGTGAGCTTCTGCTCGAGCGCGCCCTGGCGCTGCTCGGCCTGCCGGAGACGGCGCTGGGCGTCGTTCATCCGCTGCTCGGCCTCGGCGCGGGCCTGCTCGGACTGGCTCAGTGCGGCGGTCAGCCGGCCGATGAAGTCGTCGACCTGGTTGGTGTTGTATCCGCGCAGGCCAACAGTGAAATCGGGCTGTGAGTTCGCGTTATCGAAGAACGCAAGAGGGGAGGACTGCTGCTGGGGCATTGGGACATACTCGCAGACGCCCCAGGGTGGTTCGCAAGAGTGGTCGGCACCTTTCGCGTCCTCTTTACATGGTCAACTCCTTCGACCGGGCGGACCGGGCCGAACGGCGATCTTGGCAGCTCCCGGGCGGGGCGGGCGGCGGCGGGACGGTGACGGGAAAGGGCCACGGGTCGACGCCCGTGGCCCTTTGTCATCACGTCTGTCTTCGCGACTGTCCCGGCGACAGTCGAATGGCGTCACGGTCGGCCGGAAAGGCAATCCGACACCACCGTACGGTCAGTGCCCGCGGAACCGGTTGATCGCGTTTTCGTGCCGCGACCGCAGCGCGGTGTCCCGGACGCCGAGCCCGTCGGTCGGGGCCAGGCAGCGCACGCCCACCTTGCCCTGGTGCGCGTTGCGGTGCACCTCGTACGCGGCCTGGCCGGTCTGCTCCAGCGGATAGGTCCGCGACACGGTCGGATGCACCTTGCCGAGCGCCACCAGCCGGTTGGCCTGCCACGCCTCGTGGTAGTTGGCGAAGTGGCTGCCGACGATGCGCTTGAGGTGCATCCACAGGTAGCGGTTGTCGTACTGGTGCAGATATCCGCTGGTGGAGGCGCAGGTGACAATCGTGCCGCCCTTCTTGGCGACGTAGACGCTGGCGCCGAAGGTCTCCCGGCCCGGGTGCTCGAACACGATGTCCGGGTCCTCGCCGCCGGTCAGCTCGCGGATCCGCTCGCCGAAGCGACGCCACTCGTCCTGGTCCTGCGTCTGCTCGTCGGACCAGAACCGGAAGCCCTCGGCGGTGCGGTCGATGACCAGCTCGGCGCCCATCCTCCGGCACAGCTCGGCCTTCTCCGGCGAGGAGACCACGCAGACCGGGATCGCCCCGCCACCGAGCGCCATCTGGGTGGCGTACCCGCCCAGGCCGCCGGAGGCGCCCCAGATCAGCACCACGTCGCCCTGCTTCATGTTGGCTCCGTGGTGTGAGACGAGCTGCCGGTAGGCGGTGGAGTTGACCAGCCCGGGGCTGGCCGCCTCCTCCCAGCTCAGGTGGCGCGGCTTCGGCATCAGCTGGTTGGCCTTGACCACGGCCAGTTCGGCGAGGCCGCCGAAGTTGGTCTCGAAGCCCCAGATCCGTTGCTGCGGGTCGAGCATCGTGTCGTCGTGGCCGGCCGCGTCCTCCAGCTCGACCGACAGGCAGTGCGCCACCACCTCGTCGCCGACCTTCCACTTCGTCACCCCGGGCCCGGTCCGCAGCACCACGCCGGCCGCGTCCGACCCGACCACGTGGTACGGCAGGTCGTGCCGGCGGGTCAGCTCGGAGAGCCGGCCGTAGCGCTTGAGGAACGTGAACGTGGGCAGCGGCTCGAAGATGCTCGTCCACACCGTGTTGTAGTTGATCGCGCTGGCCATCACCGCGACAAGCGCCTCACCCGGGCCCAGCTCGGGGGTGGGCACCTCCTGGACGTGCAGCGCCTTGCGCGGGTCCTTGTCCCGGGTGGCCAGGCCGTCGAACATGTGGGTGTCCTCGGCGCGGACCACCACGCCGCGGTAGCTCTCCGGCACCGGCAGGCCGGCGAGGCCGGCGAGGTCCCGCTCCGGCTGCGCCGAGCCCTCCGCCGTCATGATCGCTTCAAGGATGTCCTGCACGGTGACCTCCCGTTCGTCAGCACCCGCACCGGGGCAGGGGTGCTGCCATCGTCGGCGCGGTGCGACGGGACCGCCATGTCGGCGGTCGACACATCCGGCACCGGTCGCGCTCCTGTGCGGCGGGACGTTACTAAACGGTAGCTAAGGTCGGAAGTCCAGTGTGAAAAACTGCATCGGCCGATGCGTCGAGATGTCCGTGGGAACGCGCAACCACGCATGGCCGCGCGTCTTCCCACGTGTTAGGAGGGGGCCCCGGTTAACAGACGTCTGTTAACCGGGGCCCCCTCCTAACACCTCAGGCGGGCTGGACCAACTCGATCAGCACACCGCCGCCGTCCTTCGGGTGCACGAAGTTGACCCGGGAGTCCGACGTCCCGCGCCGCGGGGTCTCGTAGAGCAGCCGGACCCCACGCTCCCGCAACGCCGCACAGGTCGCGTCGATGTCGGCAACGGTGTACGCGACCTGCTGGATGCCGGGACCGCGCTTGTCGAGGAACTTGCCGATCGTCGAGTCGGGCGAGAGCGGGGCGAGCAACTGCACCATGCCGCCGGAGGTGTCCGGGCCGACCGCCAGCATCGCCTCGCGTACGCCCTGTTCCTCGTTCGTCTCGGTGTGCACGCAGCGCATGCCGAAGGTGCGCTGGTAGAAGTCGATCGCGGCGTCCAGGTCCGCGACAGCGATCCCGACGTGGTCGATGCGGCGCAGACCGATGTCTGTGACAAACTCGGCAGCGGGCTCGACGGAGGAGTTCTCAGCCATGACGCTAGTCTGACCGAACAATCGTTAAGGCGTACAGGTCGGCACCCCCCTCGGAGGCAGGCATGGCTTCGGTGATCGTCAGCGGCGCGCGGACCCCGATGGGCCGCCTGCTGGGCAACCTCAAGGATCTTCCGGCGACCAGGCTCGGCGGCATCGCGATCAAGGCCGCGCTGGAGCGCGCCGGCGTGGCACCCGACCAGGTGCAGTACGTGATCATGGGCCAGGTGCTCCAGGCGGGCGCCGGGCAGATCCCGGCCCGGCAGGCCGCCGTCGACGCGGGCATCCCGATGTCCACCCCGGCGTTGACCATCAACAAGGTCTGCCTCTCCGGCCTGGACGCCATCGCGCTTGCCGACCAGCTCATCCGGGCCGGCGAGTTCGACATCGTGGTGGCGGGCGGCATGGAGTCCATGACCAACGCCCCGCATCTGCTGCTCGGGCAGCGTGCCGGCTACAAGTACGGCGACGTCACGATCAAGGACCACATGGCCCTCGACGGGCTCACCGACGTCTGGGACTGCTGCTCGATGGGCGAGTCCACCGAGCGCCACGGCGCGAGGCACGGCATCACCCGCGAGGAGCAGGACGCCTTCGCCGCGGCCAGCCACCAGCGCGCCGCCGCCGCCCAGAAGAACGGCCACTTCGCCGAGGAGATCACCCCGGTGATCATTCCGCAGCGCAAGGGCGACCCGCTGGTGATCGACGAGGACGAGGGCATCCGGCCGGACACCACGGTCGAGTCGCTGGGCCGACTGCGCCCCGCCTTCAGCAAGGACGGGACGATCACCGCGGGCAGCGCCTCGCCGATCTCCGACGGCGCCGCCGCGGTGGTCGTGATGAGCAAGGCCAAGGCGACCGAGCTGGGGCTCACCTGGTTGGCCGAGGTCGGCGCGCACGGCAACGTGGCCGGGCCGGACAACTCCCTGCACTCGCAGCCGTCCAACGCGATCAACCACGCCCTGAAGAAGGGCGGCCTGGGCCTCGACGACCTCGACCTCATCGAGATCAACGAGGCGTTCGCGGCGGTCGGCATCCAGTCCACCCGTGACCTCGGGATCAGCGCCGACAAGGTCAACGTCAACGGCGGGGCCATCGCGCTCGGCCACCCGATCGGCATGTCCGGCGCCCGGCTGGTGCTCACGCTGGCGCTGGAGCTGAAGCGGCGGGGCGGCGGCACCGGCGCGGCTGCGCTCTGCGGCGGTGGCGGCCAGGGCGACGCGCTGATCATCCACGTGCCGACGGGCGGCGAGTCCCACGCGTGAGTGACGTGAACATCGCGGCCACCGGCCCGGTGCGCCGCAGCCGGGACGTACCCCTGCTGGTCGAACGGGCCCGCGCGGGCGACCCCCGCGCGGTGGCCCGGCTGATCACCCTGGTCGAGTCCGGCGACGAGACGCTGCCCCAGGTCGCGGCGGCGCTGGCACCCTATTCCGGGCACGCCCAGGTGGTCGGCCTGACCGGTTCGCCGGGCGTGGGCAAGTCGACCACCACGAACGAGCTGGTACGCGCGCTGCGCGCCCGCGGCCACCGGGTCGGTGTGCTGGCCATCGACCCGTCCAGCCCGTTCACCGGCGGCGCGATCCTCGGCGACCGGGTCCGGATGCAGGACCACGCCACCGACCCCGGCGTCTACATCCGCTCCATGTCCAGCCGGGGCCACCTCGGCGGGCTCTCCGCCGCCACCCCCCAGGCGGTACGCGTGCTGGAGGGCGCCGGCTGCGACGTGGTCCTCGTCGAGACCGTCGGGGTCGGGCAGGCCGAGGTGGAGGTGGCCTCGCTCGCGGACACCACG
The genomic region above belongs to Micromonospora sp. WMMD1128 and contains:
- the ccrA gene encoding crotonyl-CoA carboxylase/reductase, producing the protein MQDILEAIMTAEGSAQPERDLAGLAGLPVPESYRGVVVRAEDTHMFDGLATRDKDPRKALHVQEVPTPELGPGEALVAVMASAINYNTVWTSIFEPLPTFTFLKRYGRLSELTRRHDLPYHVVGSDAAGVVLRTGPGVTKWKVGDEVVAHCLSVELEDAAGHDDTMLDPQQRIWGFETNFGGLAELAVVKANQLMPKPRHLSWEEAASPGLVNSTAYRQLVSHHGANMKQGDVVLIWGASGGLGGYATQMALGGGAIPVCVVSSPEKAELCRRMGAELVIDRTAEGFRFWSDEQTQDQDEWRRFGERIRELTGGEDPDIVFEHPGRETFGASVYVAKKGGTIVTCASTSGYLHQYDNRYLWMHLKRIVGSHFANYHEAWQANRLVALGKVHPTVSRTYPLEQTGQAAYEVHRNAHQGKVGVRCLAPTDGLGVRDTALRSRHENAINRFRGH
- a CDS encoding DivIVA domain-containing protein is translated as MPQQQSSPLAFFDNANSQPDFTVGLRGYNTNQVDDFIGRLTAALSQSEQARAEAEQRMNDAQRRLRQAEQRQGALEQKLTETNKQLEENSRPTLSGLGTRVEQILRLAEEQANDHRNEAKRESEGILSAARLEAREITDKARAEAAAMKATAEREAGSVRTAAEREAAEVRVQARREADTLRADADRETKQLRTVTAHEVAELKSTVEREVATLRATAEREITQQRAKAAREAEEKRAEATKLLTDARDKRDKDLQALELQLAERREKAEREESARHAAQVSQTQKMVNEAEQRARAAQERAKEIEQRAEARRVESERTANDTVDKAKALADKTLNEARAESQRVLNEARTEAELTTQAARREVEDLTRQKDAVTSQLGQMLSGLAGIVPGVPAGGNKGETPKADASGQKVTAESAG
- the mce gene encoding methylmalonyl-CoA epimerase, translating into MAENSSVEPAAEFVTDIGLRRIDHVGIAVADLDAAIDFYQRTFGMRCVHTETNEEQGVREAMLAVGPDTSGGMVQLLAPLSPDSTIGKFLDKRGPGIQQVAYTVADIDATCAALRERGVRLLYETPRRGTSDSRVNFVHPKDGGGVLIELVQPA
- the meaB gene encoding methylmalonyl Co-A mutase-associated GTPase MeaB; its protein translation is MSDVNIAATGPVRRSRDVPLLVERARAGDPRAVARLITLVESGDETLPQVAAALAPYSGHAQVVGLTGSPGVGKSTTTNELVRALRARGHRVGVLAIDPSSPFTGGAILGDRVRMQDHATDPGVYIRSMSSRGHLGGLSAATPQAVRVLEGAGCDVVLVETVGVGQAEVEVASLADTTLVLLAPGMGDAIQAVKAGILEIADVFVVNKADRDGVDATVRDIQGMIALGERGPGEWRPQVVRAIAARAEGIDDIAAAIDKHRGWLEQHDELRRRREARAAAEIEAIALGALRARIGSLRDGTQLPTLAAKVAEGALDPYAAADELLAQLGT
- a CDS encoding acetyl-CoA C-acetyltransferase; protein product: MASVIVSGARTPMGRLLGNLKDLPATRLGGIAIKAALERAGVAPDQVQYVIMGQVLQAGAGQIPARQAAVDAGIPMSTPALTINKVCLSGLDAIALADQLIRAGEFDIVVAGGMESMTNAPHLLLGQRAGYKYGDVTIKDHMALDGLTDVWDCCSMGESTERHGARHGITREEQDAFAAASHQRAAAAQKNGHFAEEITPVIIPQRKGDPLVIDEDEGIRPDTTVESLGRLRPAFSKDGTITAGSASPISDGAAAVVVMSKAKATELGLTWLAEVGAHGNVAGPDNSLHSQPSNAINHALKKGGLGLDDLDLIEINEAFAAVGIQSTRDLGISADKVNVNGGAIALGHPIGMSGARLVLTLALELKRRGGGTGAAALCGGGGQGDALIIHVPTGGESHA